In Trichomycterus rosablanca isolate fTriRos1 chromosome 4, fTriRos1.hap1, whole genome shotgun sequence, one DNA window encodes the following:
- the LOC134312135 gene encoding meiotic recombination protein REC8 homolog isoform X1, with protein MFFYPTVLNHRTGCFATVWLAATKGRKMSRRDLLNVNVQRTCSDIMDYVLVQVPPPAPGLPRPRFSLYLSSQLQYGVILVYHRQCQLLLEEIQVAIDKLHRFHVQVQIDMLPQDIRLAHTIPDDLTLLTETEGARDPFFGLMEFDLSSPSRIIQLAQQMPEFSPEHPAHPPIDAGITASQESITMAEQEPIAMPEPEFEGVELQDFDMVGMLLEQPDHFVEGEDQREPEAVQVRETERGREGEDTLERELERAVAEIERTRELTGSLISLDLAQTTDILSRELESVAEEDLMLPPKIPEPAERERTPEPIPIPPAPPSPERREQVRESPRLAELVPSSPEVPAPVQIRRRRRQLAFFDAETQISQDALQAQINDPQIGIKSLDDLIRAPSRVIAPQVLLNNPCMSLPPDILELWKQGAVLHHILPPERREEDRESARERERGREESEIGVLREMPTESESGILRHDTPVSSLVMEITDRDFSPLETPEFRRSPVRVSVSGLEDIPEERVPEMEEVSMAAVDSLRREAPADERVLTFHSLLPPAVDRRTVSQAFWRLLERVDRKEVAVRQDEPYGDIIISPIHRQPQQMETPVF; from the exons atgttcttttatcCTACTGTACTTAATCACAGAACGGGATGCTTCGCCACGGTATG GTTGGCAGCCACCAAAGGCAGAAAGATGAGCAGGAGGGATCTGCTCAATGTGAATGTGCAACGCACCTG CAGTGATATTATGGACTACGTTTTGGTGCAAGTGCCACCTCCGGCTCCAGGTCTGCCTCGTCCTCGCTTCTCCCTCTACCTTTCCTCTCAGCTGCAGTATGGTGTCATCCTCGTCTACCATCGCCAGTGCCAGCTGctgttag aggaGATCCAGGTGGCCATTGACAAACTGCACCGTTTCCATGTCCAGGTGCAAATTGACATGCTGCCTCAGGACATCAG ACTAGCTCACACAATTCCTGATGATCTGACTCTTCTGACGGAGACAGAGGGGGCAAGAGATCCATTCTTTGGATTAATGGAGTTTGATCTGTCCAGCCCAAGCAGAATCATTCAG CTGGCTCAGCAAATGCCAGAGTTTTCACCAGAGCATCCTGCACATCCTCCTATAGATG CAGGGATCACAGCTAGTCAGGAGTCGATCACGATGGCCGAGCAGGAACCCATCGCCATGCCTGAGCCTGAG TTTGAAGGGGTGGAGTTGCAGGACTTTGACATGGTCGGCATGCTGCTAGAGCAGCCCGATCACTTTGTCGAGG GTGAGGATCAGAGAGAACCTGAGGCAGTACAggtgagagagacagaaagagggaGAGAAGGAGAAGACACGTTAGAGAGAGAACTAGAGCGAGCAGTGGCAGAAATAGAGAGGACCAGGGAGCTTACAGGATCGCTCATCTCATTAGATCT GGCTCAGACCACTGATATATTAAGCAGAGAGCTCGAGTCAGTGGCTGAAGAGGACTTGATGCTGCCCCCCAAAATACCTGAGCcggcagagagagaaagaacccCAGAGCCCATACCCATTCCACCAGCGCCACCTAGTCCAGAGAGGAGGGAGCAAGTGAGAGAAAGTCCCAGACTGGCAGAG CTTGTCCCAAGCAGCCCAGAGGTTCCTGCTCCTGTGCAAATTAGGAGAAGAAGAAGGCAGCTGGCCTTCTTTGATGCAGAAACACAAATATCCCAGGATGCACTGCAGGCTCAGATCAACGATCCACAAATTGGAATCAAGTCTTTG gatGATCTTATCAGAGCACCATCCCGAGTGATCGCGCCCCAAGTACTTCTTAATAACCCGTGCATGA GTCTTCCTCCTGATATCCTGGAGCTGTGGAAGCAGGGTGCAGTCCTCCATCACATCCTTCCACCCGAACGGCGTGAGGAGGATCGAGAGTCCGCACGCGAGAGGGAGAGAGGACGAGAGGAGTCAGAAATTGGGGTGCTCAGAGAG atGCCCACTGAGTCAGAGTCAGGAATCTTACGGCATGATACTCCAG TGTCGTCTTTGGTGATGGAGATCACAGACAGAGATTTTTCACCCCTGGAGACTCCTGAGTTTCGACG ATCCCCTGTTCGTGTGTCTGTGTCCGGTTTGGAGGACATTCCTGAGGAGAGGGTGCCTGAAATGGAGGAGGTATCGATGGCGGCTGTGGATTCTTTGAG gaGAGAAGCTCCCGCAGACGAGCGTGTACTGACATTTCACTCCTTACTGCCCCCTGCGGTCGACCGTCGAACCGTCAGTCAGGCTTTCTGGAGGCTTCTGG
- the LOC134312135 gene encoding meiotic recombination protein REC8 homolog isoform X2 — MFFYPTVLNHRTGCFATVWLAATKGRKMSRRDLLNVNVQRTCSDIMDYVLVQVPPPAPGLPRPRFSLYLSSQLQYGVILVYHRQCQLLLEEIQVAIDKLHRFHVQVQIDMLPQDIRLAHTIPDDLTLLTETEGARDPFFGLMEFDLSSPSRIIQLAQQMPEFSPEHPAHPPIDGITASQESITMAEQEPIAMPEPEFEGVELQDFDMVGMLLEQPDHFVEGEDQREPEAVQVRETERGREGEDTLERELERAVAEIERTRELTGSLISLDLAQTTDILSRELESVAEEDLMLPPKIPEPAERERTPEPIPIPPAPPSPERREQVRESPRLAELVPSSPEVPAPVQIRRRRRQLAFFDAETQISQDALQAQINDPQIGIKSLDDLIRAPSRVIAPQVLLNNPCMSLPPDILELWKQGAVLHHILPPERREEDRESARERERGREESEIGVLREMPTESESGILRHDTPVSSLVMEITDRDFSPLETPEFRRSPVRVSVSGLEDIPEERVPEMEEVSMAAVDSLRREAPADERVLTFHSLLPPAVDRRTVSQAFWRLLERVDRKEVAVRQDEPYGDIIISPIHRQPQQMETPVF, encoded by the exons atgttcttttatcCTACTGTACTTAATCACAGAACGGGATGCTTCGCCACGGTATG GTTGGCAGCCACCAAAGGCAGAAAGATGAGCAGGAGGGATCTGCTCAATGTGAATGTGCAACGCACCTG CAGTGATATTATGGACTACGTTTTGGTGCAAGTGCCACCTCCGGCTCCAGGTCTGCCTCGTCCTCGCTTCTCCCTCTACCTTTCCTCTCAGCTGCAGTATGGTGTCATCCTCGTCTACCATCGCCAGTGCCAGCTGctgttag aggaGATCCAGGTGGCCATTGACAAACTGCACCGTTTCCATGTCCAGGTGCAAATTGACATGCTGCCTCAGGACATCAG ACTAGCTCACACAATTCCTGATGATCTGACTCTTCTGACGGAGACAGAGGGGGCAAGAGATCCATTCTTTGGATTAATGGAGTTTGATCTGTCCAGCCCAAGCAGAATCATTCAG CTGGCTCAGCAAATGCCAGAGTTTTCACCAGAGCATCCTGCACATCCTCCTATAGATG GGATCACAGCTAGTCAGGAGTCGATCACGATGGCCGAGCAGGAACCCATCGCCATGCCTGAGCCTGAG TTTGAAGGGGTGGAGTTGCAGGACTTTGACATGGTCGGCATGCTGCTAGAGCAGCCCGATCACTTTGTCGAGG GTGAGGATCAGAGAGAACCTGAGGCAGTACAggtgagagagacagaaagagggaGAGAAGGAGAAGACACGTTAGAGAGAGAACTAGAGCGAGCAGTGGCAGAAATAGAGAGGACCAGGGAGCTTACAGGATCGCTCATCTCATTAGATCT GGCTCAGACCACTGATATATTAAGCAGAGAGCTCGAGTCAGTGGCTGAAGAGGACTTGATGCTGCCCCCCAAAATACCTGAGCcggcagagagagaaagaacccCAGAGCCCATACCCATTCCACCAGCGCCACCTAGTCCAGAGAGGAGGGAGCAAGTGAGAGAAAGTCCCAGACTGGCAGAG CTTGTCCCAAGCAGCCCAGAGGTTCCTGCTCCTGTGCAAATTAGGAGAAGAAGAAGGCAGCTGGCCTTCTTTGATGCAGAAACACAAATATCCCAGGATGCACTGCAGGCTCAGATCAACGATCCACAAATTGGAATCAAGTCTTTG gatGATCTTATCAGAGCACCATCCCGAGTGATCGCGCCCCAAGTACTTCTTAATAACCCGTGCATGA GTCTTCCTCCTGATATCCTGGAGCTGTGGAAGCAGGGTGCAGTCCTCCATCACATCCTTCCACCCGAACGGCGTGAGGAGGATCGAGAGTCCGCACGCGAGAGGGAGAGAGGACGAGAGGAGTCAGAAATTGGGGTGCTCAGAGAG atGCCCACTGAGTCAGAGTCAGGAATCTTACGGCATGATACTCCAG TGTCGTCTTTGGTGATGGAGATCACAGACAGAGATTTTTCACCCCTGGAGACTCCTGAGTTTCGACG ATCCCCTGTTCGTGTGTCTGTGTCCGGTTTGGAGGACATTCCTGAGGAGAGGGTGCCTGAAATGGAGGAGGTATCGATGGCGGCTGTGGATTCTTTGAG gaGAGAAGCTCCCGCAGACGAGCGTGTACTGACATTTCACTCCTTACTGCCCCCTGCGGTCGACCGTCGAACCGTCAGTCAGGCTTTCTGGAGGCTTCTGG
- the LOC134312135 gene encoding meiotic recombination protein REC8 homolog isoform X3, with translation MRINITGCFATVWLAATKGRKMSRRDLLNVNVQRTCSDIMDYVLVQVPPPAPGLPRPRFSLYLSSQLQYGVILVYHRQCQLLLEEIQVAIDKLHRFHVQVQIDMLPQDIRLAHTIPDDLTLLTETEGARDPFFGLMEFDLSSPSRIIQLAQQMPEFSPEHPAHPPIDAGITASQESITMAEQEPIAMPEPEFEGVELQDFDMVGMLLEQPDHFVEGEDQREPEAVQVRETERGREGEDTLERELERAVAEIERTRELTGSLISLDLAQTTDILSRELESVAEEDLMLPPKIPEPAERERTPEPIPIPPAPPSPERREQVRESPRLAELVPSSPEVPAPVQIRRRRRQLAFFDAETQISQDALQAQINDPQIGIKSLDDLIRAPSRVIAPQVLLNNPCMSLPPDILELWKQGAVLHHILPPERREEDRESARERERGREESEIGVLREMPTESESGILRHDTPVSSLVMEITDRDFSPLETPEFRRSPVRVSVSGLEDIPEERVPEMEEVSMAAVDSLRREAPADERVLTFHSLLPPAVDRRTVSQAFWRLLERVDRKEVAVRQDEPYGDIIISPIHRQPQQMETPVF, from the exons ATGAGGATTAACAT AACGGGATGCTTCGCCACGGTATG GTTGGCAGCCACCAAAGGCAGAAAGATGAGCAGGAGGGATCTGCTCAATGTGAATGTGCAACGCACCTG CAGTGATATTATGGACTACGTTTTGGTGCAAGTGCCACCTCCGGCTCCAGGTCTGCCTCGTCCTCGCTTCTCCCTCTACCTTTCCTCTCAGCTGCAGTATGGTGTCATCCTCGTCTACCATCGCCAGTGCCAGCTGctgttag aggaGATCCAGGTGGCCATTGACAAACTGCACCGTTTCCATGTCCAGGTGCAAATTGACATGCTGCCTCAGGACATCAG ACTAGCTCACACAATTCCTGATGATCTGACTCTTCTGACGGAGACAGAGGGGGCAAGAGATCCATTCTTTGGATTAATGGAGTTTGATCTGTCCAGCCCAAGCAGAATCATTCAG CTGGCTCAGCAAATGCCAGAGTTTTCACCAGAGCATCCTGCACATCCTCCTATAGATG CAGGGATCACAGCTAGTCAGGAGTCGATCACGATGGCCGAGCAGGAACCCATCGCCATGCCTGAGCCTGAG TTTGAAGGGGTGGAGTTGCAGGACTTTGACATGGTCGGCATGCTGCTAGAGCAGCCCGATCACTTTGTCGAGG GTGAGGATCAGAGAGAACCTGAGGCAGTACAggtgagagagacagaaagagggaGAGAAGGAGAAGACACGTTAGAGAGAGAACTAGAGCGAGCAGTGGCAGAAATAGAGAGGACCAGGGAGCTTACAGGATCGCTCATCTCATTAGATCT GGCTCAGACCACTGATATATTAAGCAGAGAGCTCGAGTCAGTGGCTGAAGAGGACTTGATGCTGCCCCCCAAAATACCTGAGCcggcagagagagaaagaacccCAGAGCCCATACCCATTCCACCAGCGCCACCTAGTCCAGAGAGGAGGGAGCAAGTGAGAGAAAGTCCCAGACTGGCAGAG CTTGTCCCAAGCAGCCCAGAGGTTCCTGCTCCTGTGCAAATTAGGAGAAGAAGAAGGCAGCTGGCCTTCTTTGATGCAGAAACACAAATATCCCAGGATGCACTGCAGGCTCAGATCAACGATCCACAAATTGGAATCAAGTCTTTG gatGATCTTATCAGAGCACCATCCCGAGTGATCGCGCCCCAAGTACTTCTTAATAACCCGTGCATGA GTCTTCCTCCTGATATCCTGGAGCTGTGGAAGCAGGGTGCAGTCCTCCATCACATCCTTCCACCCGAACGGCGTGAGGAGGATCGAGAGTCCGCACGCGAGAGGGAGAGAGGACGAGAGGAGTCAGAAATTGGGGTGCTCAGAGAG atGCCCACTGAGTCAGAGTCAGGAATCTTACGGCATGATACTCCAG TGTCGTCTTTGGTGATGGAGATCACAGACAGAGATTTTTCACCCCTGGAGACTCCTGAGTTTCGACG ATCCCCTGTTCGTGTGTCTGTGTCCGGTTTGGAGGACATTCCTGAGGAGAGGGTGCCTGAAATGGAGGAGGTATCGATGGCGGCTGTGGATTCTTTGAG gaGAGAAGCTCCCGCAGACGAGCGTGTACTGACATTTCACTCCTTACTGCCCCCTGCGGTCGACCGTCGAACCGTCAGTCAGGCTTTCTGGAGGCTTCTGG
- the LOC134312135 gene encoding meiotic recombination protein REC8 homolog isoform X4: protein MSRRDLLNVNVQRTCSDIMDYVLVQVPPPAPGLPRPRFSLYLSSQLQYGVILVYHRQCQLLLEEIQVAIDKLHRFHVQVQIDMLPQDIRLAHTIPDDLTLLTETEGARDPFFGLMEFDLSSPSRIIQLAQQMPEFSPEHPAHPPIDAGITASQESITMAEQEPIAMPEPEFEGVELQDFDMVGMLLEQPDHFVEGEDQREPEAVQVRETERGREGEDTLERELERAVAEIERTRELTGSLISLDLAQTTDILSRELESVAEEDLMLPPKIPEPAERERTPEPIPIPPAPPSPERREQVRESPRLAELVPSSPEVPAPVQIRRRRRQLAFFDAETQISQDALQAQINDPQIGIKSLDDLIRAPSRVIAPQVLLNNPCMSLPPDILELWKQGAVLHHILPPERREEDRESARERERGREESEIGVLREMPTESESGILRHDTPVSSLVMEITDRDFSPLETPEFRRSPVRVSVSGLEDIPEERVPEMEEVSMAAVDSLRREAPADERVLTFHSLLPPAVDRRTVSQAFWRLLERVDRKEVAVRQDEPYGDIIISPIHRQPQQMETPVF from the exons ATGAGCAGGAGGGATCTGCTCAATGTGAATGTGCAACGCACCTG CAGTGATATTATGGACTACGTTTTGGTGCAAGTGCCACCTCCGGCTCCAGGTCTGCCTCGTCCTCGCTTCTCCCTCTACCTTTCCTCTCAGCTGCAGTATGGTGTCATCCTCGTCTACCATCGCCAGTGCCAGCTGctgttag aggaGATCCAGGTGGCCATTGACAAACTGCACCGTTTCCATGTCCAGGTGCAAATTGACATGCTGCCTCAGGACATCAG ACTAGCTCACACAATTCCTGATGATCTGACTCTTCTGACGGAGACAGAGGGGGCAAGAGATCCATTCTTTGGATTAATGGAGTTTGATCTGTCCAGCCCAAGCAGAATCATTCAG CTGGCTCAGCAAATGCCAGAGTTTTCACCAGAGCATCCTGCACATCCTCCTATAGATG CAGGGATCACAGCTAGTCAGGAGTCGATCACGATGGCCGAGCAGGAACCCATCGCCATGCCTGAGCCTGAG TTTGAAGGGGTGGAGTTGCAGGACTTTGACATGGTCGGCATGCTGCTAGAGCAGCCCGATCACTTTGTCGAGG GTGAGGATCAGAGAGAACCTGAGGCAGTACAggtgagagagacagaaagagggaGAGAAGGAGAAGACACGTTAGAGAGAGAACTAGAGCGAGCAGTGGCAGAAATAGAGAGGACCAGGGAGCTTACAGGATCGCTCATCTCATTAGATCT GGCTCAGACCACTGATATATTAAGCAGAGAGCTCGAGTCAGTGGCTGAAGAGGACTTGATGCTGCCCCCCAAAATACCTGAGCcggcagagagagaaagaacccCAGAGCCCATACCCATTCCACCAGCGCCACCTAGTCCAGAGAGGAGGGAGCAAGTGAGAGAAAGTCCCAGACTGGCAGAG CTTGTCCCAAGCAGCCCAGAGGTTCCTGCTCCTGTGCAAATTAGGAGAAGAAGAAGGCAGCTGGCCTTCTTTGATGCAGAAACACAAATATCCCAGGATGCACTGCAGGCTCAGATCAACGATCCACAAATTGGAATCAAGTCTTTG gatGATCTTATCAGAGCACCATCCCGAGTGATCGCGCCCCAAGTACTTCTTAATAACCCGTGCATGA GTCTTCCTCCTGATATCCTGGAGCTGTGGAAGCAGGGTGCAGTCCTCCATCACATCCTTCCACCCGAACGGCGTGAGGAGGATCGAGAGTCCGCACGCGAGAGGGAGAGAGGACGAGAGGAGTCAGAAATTGGGGTGCTCAGAGAG atGCCCACTGAGTCAGAGTCAGGAATCTTACGGCATGATACTCCAG TGTCGTCTTTGGTGATGGAGATCACAGACAGAGATTTTTCACCCCTGGAGACTCCTGAGTTTCGACG ATCCCCTGTTCGTGTGTCTGTGTCCGGTTTGGAGGACATTCCTGAGGAGAGGGTGCCTGAAATGGAGGAGGTATCGATGGCGGCTGTGGATTCTTTGAG gaGAGAAGCTCCCGCAGACGAGCGTGTACTGACATTTCACTCCTTACTGCCCCCTGCGGTCGACCGTCGAACCGTCAGTCAGGCTTTCTGGAGGCTTCTGG